The genomic region CGCGCATCCACGAGCGGTTCGTCGAACGCACCCCCGGGTTCGCCCCGGTGGGGACGGCACGCACGGGGTCGGAGGCTCTCGAGCTGGTCGAGCAGCTCGCGCCCGACGTCGTGCTGCTCGACGTCCACCTGCCCGACCTGGACGGACTCGAGGTGCTCCGTAGGCTCCGGGCCGCCGGTCACGAGGTGGGGGTCGTGATGGTCACGGCCGAGCGCGACGCCGAGATCGTCCGCGCAGCCCTGCTCGGCGGCGCCCAGCAGTACCTCGTGAAGCCGTTCGAGCACCCGGCTCTCGCGGCCCGTCTCGAGGCGGTGCGCGCCACGCTGACCGCGCTCGGGACCCTCGACGACGACCGCCAGGCGGTCGACCAGGCCTCGATCGACCGGGCGTTCGGTGCGGCGGCCGTCACGGTCGACCTGCCGAAGGGCCTCAGCCCCGAGACCGCCGAGGCCGTCCTCGAGGCGCTGCGCGTGCGCGAGGAGCTCTCGGCCACCGAGGCCGGCGAGGACGTGGGCCTCTCCCGGGTCAGCGCTCGCCGCTACCTGGAGCACTTCGTCACGATCGGGCGCGCCACGGTGCGCCTGCAGTACGGCACGACCGGTCGCCCCGAGCGCCGCTACTCGCCGAGCTGAGCGCTCCGCCCCTTGAGGTGCGAGGAACGAGCCTCGAAAGGGGTTCCTCAGCCAACCGTGGTTTCGAGGCTCACGCGCCAGAGCGCGTTCGCACCTCAACCATCGGAGTTCTAGACCCGTGCGCGCAGCTCGGCGAGCTGCTCGGTCACGCGCACCAGGGCCGTGCCTCCCCGGCTGTCGCGCGACGCGATGGATCCCTCGACCGTGAGCACGTCACGCACGCCCGCAGTGAGGTGCGGCGAGATCGCCGCGAAGTCGTCGTCGCTCAGCTCGTCGAGCTCGATGCCCCGCTGCTCGCACGCCTGCACGCAGGCTCCGGAGATCTCGTGCGCGACGCGGAACGGCACGCCCTCGCGGACCAGCCACTCGGCGATATCGGTGGCCAGCGCGAAGCCCTGCGGCGCGAGCTCAGCCATGCGGTCGGTGTGGAACGTGAGCGTCGCGATCATGCCCGTGAACGCCGGGAGCAGGACCTCGAGCGTGTCGACGGAGTCGAACACCGGCTCCTTGTCCTCCTGGAGGTCACGGTTGTAGGCCAGGGGCAGCGCCTTGAGCGTCGCGAGCAGCCCGGCGAGGTTGCCGATGAGCCGACCCGACTTGCCACGGGCCAGCTCGGCGATGTCGGGATTCTTCTTCTGCGGCATGATGCTCGAGCCGGTCGAGTAGCCGTCGTGCAGCGTGACGAAGCCGAACTCCTTGGTGTTCCAGAGGATGACCTCCTCCGCCAGGCGGGAGACGTCGACGCCGATCTGGGCCGCCACGAAGGCGAACTCGGCCACGAAGTCACGCGACGACGTGCCGTCGATCGAGTTGGGGGTGGACCCCGTGAACCCGAGATCGGCGGCGACGGCCTCGGGATCGAGTCCCAGGGACGATCCGGCGAGAGCGCCCGAGCCGTAGGGCGACTCGGCGCCGACCCGGGCGTCCCACTCGCGCAGGCGGTCGAGGTCACGCACGAGCGGCCAGGCGTGGGCGAGGAGGTGGTGCGACAGCAGGACGGGCTGCGCGTGCTGCAGGTGGGTGCGGCCCGGCATGGGCGCTCCCAGGTGGGCCTCGGCCTGGTCGGCCAGCGCGCCCACCAGGCGGGCCACCAGGCGGGCCACGACTCGGGCGTGCTCGCGCAGGTAGGCGCGGAAGAGCGTGGCGACCTGGTCGTTGCGCGACCGCCCGGCCCGCAGGCGTCCGCCGAGCTCGGGGCCGAGTCGCTCCATCAGCCCCCGTTCGAGTGCCGAGTGGACGTCCTCGTCGTCGGGGTCGGGCAGGAAGGCACCCGAACGCACGTCGCCGTCGAGGGCCGCGATGCCGTCGAGCATCGACGCGAGGTCGTCGGCCGTCAGGAGCCCCGCGGCGTGGAGCACCCGCGCGTGCGAGCGCGAGCCGGCCAGGTCGTACGGGGCGAGGCGCCAGTCGAAGTGCGTCGAGCGCGACAATGCGGTCAGCTCGGGCGAGGGACCGCTGGCGAAGCGGCCGCCCCACAGGCGCGACTCGCCGCCCTGGCCCACCTCGGAACCGCCGGTGGAGTCGATCTCGCGTGAGTCAGTCATCGGAGGGCACCTTACGGGCGAGGTCGGTGAAGTGGGCGGCGAGGGCGTCGCCACCCAGGGGGTCGCGGCAGATGATCATCACGGTGTCGTCACCGGCGATCGAGCCGAGCACGGCCGGCATCGCGACGTGATCGACCGCGGACGCGAAGTACTGGGCGGCACCGGGCGGGGTGCGCAGGATCACGAGGTTCGCCGACGCCTCGGCGCTGACGACCACCTCACGCGCCAGCCGGGCCATGCGGGCCAACGCGGCAGCGCTGTCGCCCGCCGGCTGCGGCGTGCGATCGCCGCCCTCCGACGGCACCGCATAGACGAGGCCTCCGTCGGCATGGCGCACGCGCACGGCGTCGAGCTCCACGAGGTCGCGCGACAGGGTCGACGGCGTGGCGTGCACACCACGCTCCTGCAGCAGCACGACGAGGTCGCCCTGCGACCGCACGGGGTGGCGCTGCAGCAGCTCGACCACGAGCTGCTGGCGCGCCGCCTTGGTGTCGGGCACGGTCACGATCGGCGGGACTTCTCGAGGAGCCACGTGAGCACGGCCTTCTGGGCGTGGAGGCGGTTCTCGGCCTCGTCCCAGACGACGCTCTGCGGTCCGTCGAGGACCTCAGCGGCGATCTCCAGCCCGCGATAGGCCGGCAGGCAGTGCAGGACGATCGCGTCGGGCTCGGCCAGCGCGAGTGCCTCGGCGGTCAGCGAGTACGGGCCGAAGACGGCCATGCGCTCGGCCTTGGTGTCCTCCAGCCCCATCGAGACCCAGGTGTCGGTGATGACGACGGCGGCACCCGTGAGCGCTGCGACGGGGTCGTCGGTCACCGTGACGGAGCCGCCCGTGGTGGCGGCGATGCGCTCGGCGTCGGCCAGGACCTCCGGCGCGGGCTGGTAGCCAGCAGGAGACCCGACGCGGACGTGCATGCCGGCGGTGGCCCCGCCGAGCACGTACGAGTGGCCCATGTTGCACGCGCCGTCGCCCACGAAGGCGACCTGCAACCCCGCGAGCGCACCCTTGTGCTCGATCACGGTCTGCCAGTCGGCCAGGATCTGGCACGGGTGGAAGTCGTCGCTCAGCGCGTTGACGACCGGGACACCGGACATCGCGGCCATCGTCTCGAGGTCGCTCTGGTGGTACGTCCGCCAGACGATTGAACTGACCATCCGGCCCAGGACCCGCGCGGTGTCCTCGACGGACTCCCCCCGACCAGCCTGGGTCGTGCCTCGATCCATGATCAGCGGCGACCCGCCGAGGTCGGCGATGCCGACCGCGAACGAGACCCGCGTGCGGGTCGACGACTTGTCGAACATGACGGCCACGGTCTGGGGGCCCTCGAGCGGCTTGCGGCTGTACGGCGCGGCCTTGAGCTCCGCGGCGAGCGCCAGGACCTCGGCCTGCTCGGCCGGGCTCAGGTCGTCGTCGCGCAGCAGGTGCCGCAGGACCGCACCCTCGCTCATGCCAGGACCTCGTCGAGCAGCGCCGAGAGCGTGGCCACGGCGTGGGCCGCCTCGTCCTCGGTGAGCACGAGCGGCGGGGCCAGGCGCAACCGGTCCGGCGTCGGGGCGTTGACGATCAGCCCGGCGTCGTAGGCGGCGGTCTGCACGTCGACGGCCCGGGGCTCGGTGAGCACGACTCCACGCAGCAGGCCGCGACCGGTCACGGCACTGACCCGCGGGTGGCGTCCGAGACCGGCGGCGAGCTGGTCGCCGCGCGCCGTGGCGTGCGCCAGCAGTCCCTCGGACTCGATCGTGTCGATGACGGCGAGCGCGGCCGCCGTGGCCACCGGGTTGCCGCCGAACGTCGTGCCGTGGTTTCCCGGGCCCAACAGCGTGGCGGCGTCCCCGAGAGCGATCATCGCGCCGATCGGGATGCCACCACCCAGGCCCTTGGCGAGCGTCACGAGGTCGGGCACGACCCCGGACGCGGTGTGCGCGAACCAGTCGCCCGTGCGGCCCACGCCGGTCTGCACCTCGTCGACCCACAGCAGGGCGCCGTGGCGGGACGTGATCTCCCGTGCTGCGGCGAGGTACCCCTCCGGTGCGTCGATGACACCGGCCTCACCCTGGATCGGCTCCACGACGAACGCCGCCACCGTGTCGTCGACGGCAGCCTCGAGCGCCGCGACGTCGCCGTACGGGACGAACGTGACCTCGCCCGGCAGGGGCTCGAACGGTTCGCGGTACTGCGCCTTCGAGGTGAGCGCCAACGCCCCCATCGTGCGGCCGTGGAAGCTGCCCTCGGTCGAGACGATCCTCGTCCGGCCGGTGCGACGGGACGCCTTGAAGGCGGCCTCGTTCGCCTCGGCCCCGGAGTTCGCGAAGAAGACCTTTCCCTCGTGACCGAGGAGCTCGAGCAGCTTCTCGGCCAGACGGACCTGGGGCTCGGAGATGAAGAAGTTCGAGACATGGCCGAGCGTCTGGAGCTGGGTCGTGACCGCCTCGACGATCGCCGGGTGGGCGTGACCGAGCGCGTTGACCGCGATGCCGCCGAGCAGGTCGAGGTAGCGGTTGCCGTCGACGTCCCACACCGTGGAGCCCTCGCCGCGCGCGAGCACCCGCGCCGGCGTGCCGAAGGTGTTCATGACCGCGCCCTGGTAGCGCTGCGTGAGCTCGGCGCCCGTCACCGGGGTGCCGGCCCAGCCGGCTGGCCGGTCCTGGGTGCTCACGGCTGGTCCTTCTGGACACTCGTCGAGTACAGCGCAGTGCGCACCCGGGTCTCGGCCCCGGGCACGACCTGGGTGCCGACGCCCTCGTCGGTGAAGATCTCCAGCAGCACCGAGTGCGGCTCGCGACCGTCGATCACCGTGGCGCGCTCGACCCCGCCCTGCACGGCCTTGAGGCAGGCCGTCATCTTCGGGATCATGCCGCTGGCGAGGGTCGGGATGAGCTCCTCGAGGCCCTCGGGGCTGATCTCACCGATGACGTCGGTGGAGTTCGGCCAGTCGGCGTAAAGGCCCTCGACGTCGGTGAGCACGAGCAGCTTCTCGGCCCCCAGGGCGACGGCGAGCGCAGCGGCCGCCGTGTCGGCGTTGACGTTGTGGACCTGCCCGTCGCGATCGGGGGCCACGCTCGAGACCACCGGGATGCGCCCGGCGTCGATCAGGTCGCGGACGGCCTCCGGACGGACGTCGACGACCTCGCCGACGAGGCCGATGTCGACCGGCTCGCCGTCGACGATCGGCATCGTGCGCTCGGCCGTGAAGAGCCCGGCGTCCTCGCCGGAGAGCCCGACGGCCATCGCGCCGTGCCGGTTCAGGAGACCGACGAGCTCGCGACCGACCTGACCGGTGAGCACCATGCGGACGACGTCCATCGTCTCGGGGGTCGTGACCCGCAGGCCCCCGCGGAACTCCGACGTGATGTCGAGCTTGTCCAGCATCGTGCTGATCTGCGGCCCGCCGCCGTGCACGACGACCGGCTTGAAGCCGGCCAGCCGCAGGAACACGATGTCCTCGGCGAACGCCTGCTTGAGCGTGTCGTCGGTCATGGCGTTGCCGCCGTACTTCACCACGAGGATCTTGTCGTGGTACTTCTTCAACCACGGCAGCGCCTCGGCGAGGATCCCGGCCTTGGTGGTGGCCTTCTTCCAGTCGTCCGGGTGCCACTCGTCGTTCGGGGTGGTGGTGTCTTCACTCATGATGAGTAGGCGGAGTTCTCGTGGACGTAGGCCTGGGTGAGGTCGTTGGTCCAGATCGTCGCCGCCTCCTTTCCTGCCTTGAGGTCGATCGTGACGGAGACGGCGCGCTGCTCCAGGTCGACACCCGCCGGGTCCTCGGCGGGACCGCTGTTGCGGCACACCCAGACCCCGTTCAGGGCGACGTCGAGGTCCGCGGGGTCGAATGCGGCGGAGGTCGTGCCGACCGAGGCCAGGATGCGGCCCCAGTTGGGGTCCTTGCCGAAAATCGCGCACTTGAAGAGGTTGCTGCGGGCCACGGACCGGCTGACGTCCAGCGCGTCCTGCTCGCTGGCGGCGTTGATCGTCTCGATCGCGATCTCGTGGTCGGCGCCCTCGGCGTCGGCGAGCAGCTGCAGCGCGAGGTCGCGGCACAGGTCGGTCAGGAGCGCCGTGAACTCCTCCAGGTCGGGGGTGACCTCGGTGGCGCCGGAGGCCATCAGCAGGACGGTGTCGTTGGTCGATTGGCACCCGTCGGAGTCCAGGCGGTCGAAGGACTGCGCCGTCGCCGCTCGGAGCGCCGAGTCGAGCTCGGCGGCCGAGAGGTGGGCGTCCGTCGTGATGACGACGAGCATCGTGGCCAGCGCCGGCGCCAGCATGCCGGCGCCCTTGGCCATGCCACCGATGCTGTACCCGTTCGCCGCTGCGGACGTGCGGACCGCCTGCTTGCTGACGGTGTCGGTGGTCATGATCGCCGTGGACGCCGCTGCTCCCCCGTCGGCGCTGAGAGCGGAGGCCGCCTCCCGGACACCTCCCAGGAGGTCGTCCTTGTCGTTCAGCAGACCGATGAGGCCCGTCGAGCACACCTGCACGTCGATCGGAGCGACGCCGAGCAGCTCGCCGGCCAGCTCGGCCGTCTCGTGCACGATCTGGAAGCCGGCGGCGCCGGTGTAGCAGTTGGCCCCGCCGGAGTTCAGCACGACGGAGCGGGCACTGCCCGTCGTGATCGCCTGCTCGCTCCACAGCACCGGGTTGGCCTTGCACCGGTTCGACGTGAACACCGCGGCCGCCGACGAGATCGGACCGTCGTTGACGACGAGGGCGACGTCGGGCGCACCGCTCGTCTTCAGACCCGCGGTGACGCCTGCGGCACGGAATCCGTGGGCTGCCGTGACGCTCACTGTGCTCTCCTCGAGTCGTTCGCTGCGCTCACGGGGCCACTCCTCGAGTCGTTCGCTGCGCTCACGGGGCCACTCCTTCGGTCGGGAGGCCCGTGGTCTCGGGGAGACCGAGGGCGAGGTTCATGGACTGGATCGCGCCACCGGCAGTGCCCTTGACGAGGTTGTCGAGCGCCGTCACAGTGACCAGCCGCCCGACCTTCTCGTCGACCGCGACCTGCACGTGCACCTGGTTGGAGCCGAGGGTCGCCGCGGTCGAGGGCCAGACGCCCTCGGGCAGCAGGTGGATGAAGGGCTCGACGTCGTAGGCCGCGCCGTAGGCCTCCCGGACCGTGGCCAGGTCGGTGCCGGGCCGCAGCCGCGCCGTGGCCGTCGCGAGGATGCCCCGCGACATCGGCACCAACGTGGGCGTGAACGACAGCGCGACCTCGCTCGCACCCGCATGGCGGAGGTTCTGGACGATCTCCGGGATGTGCCGGTGCGTGCCGCCGACGGCGTAGGGAACGGCCGCGCCGAGGCCCTCGGACGCCAGGAGGTGGGGCTTGGCCGCCTTGCCGGCTCCGGAGTACCCGTTGGCGAGCACGGCGACGATGTCGGTGCTCTCGACCAGGTCGCCCGCGATCGCGGGCTGCAGACCCAGCGTGACCGCCGTGACGTTGCAGCCGGGGACGGCGATGCGCTTGACCGATCCCAGGGCGTCACGCTGGCGGGTCGCCCCCGTCATGAGCTCCGGCAGGCCGTACGGCCAGGTGCCGGCGTGATCGCTGCCGTAGTACTCGACCCAGTCAGCAGCGTCCTCCAGGCGGTGGTCGGCCCCGCAGTCGATCACGAGCGTGTCGGGACCGAGTGCGGCGGCGACCCTGCCCGACTCGCCGTGGGGCAGGCCGAGGAAGACGACGTCGTGGCCCGCGAGGGTCTCGGGCGTCGTGGGTTCGATCACGCGGTCGTACAGGCTGACGAGGTGCGGCTGGTGCTCGACCAGGCGCGATCCGGCGCTCGAGGCCGCGGTGAGCGCGCCGATCGTGACGTCCGGGTGCGCGAGCAGGAGGCGCAGGACCTCACCACCGGCGTACCCACTCGCGCCGGCGACGGCGACCTTGTACGTGTGGCTCATGGTTCAACCCTTGCAGATCGTGGGGGCGGGCGTGCTCAGTCGGTGCCGAGCTCCATGGCGGCGGCGTCGAGCGCGAGCTCCTCGTCGCCGCTGGCAGCGGGGTTGGCCTCGATGCGCACGGCGCCGCCGGCGGGCAGCTCGCCGAACAGCGTGCCGTTCTCCACGAGCACCTGGCCCTGGTCGAGCGGCTGGGCGGCGTACATCTCGAGCTTGGACCGCGAGTCCGCGATGTCGAGGTTGCGCATCGTGAGCTGGCCGATGCGGTCGGTGGGACCGAACACGGCGTTGTCGGTGCGCTCCATCGACAGCTTGTCGGGGTGGTAGGAGAAGTTCTCGCCCTGCGTGTCGAGGATCGAGTAGTCCTCGCCGCGACGCAGGCGCAGCGTGACGCTGCCGGTGACGAGCGAGGCGATCCAGCGCTCGACGGACTCCCGCAGCATCATGGCCTGCGGGTCGAGCCAGCGGCCCTCGTACATCAGCCGGCCGAGGCGACGGCCGTGCTGGTGGAAGTTCGCGATCGTGTCCTCGTTGTGGATCGCGTTGACGAGCCGCTCGTAGGCGATGTGCAGCAGCGCCATCGCGGGCGCCTCGTAGATACCGCGGCTCTTGGCCTCGATGATCCGGTTCTCGATCTGGTCGGACATGCCGAGGCCGTGCCGGCCGCCAATCGTGTTGGCCTCGTGGACGAGCGCGACGGCGTCACCGTCGAAGGTCTGGCCGTTGATCGCGACCGGGCGTCCGGCCTCGAAGGTGATCGTGACGTCCTCGGTGTCGATGTCGACCGACGGGTCCCAGAACTTGACGCCCATGATCGGCTCGACGGTCTCGAGCGAGACGTCGAGGTGCTCGAGCGTCTTGGCCTCGTGGGTCGCGCCCCAGATGTTGGCGTCGGTCGAGTACGCCTTCTCCTGGCTGTCGCGGTACGGCAGGTCGCGCTCGGTCAGCCACTGGCTCATCTCGGTGCGGCCGCCGAGCTCGCTGACGAACTCCGCGTCGAGCCACGGCTTGTAAATCCGCAGCTCCGGGTTGGCCAGCAGGCCGTAGCGGTAGAACCGCTCGATGTCGTTGCCCTTGAACGTCGAGCCGTCGCCCCAGATGTCGACGCCGTCCTCGTGCATCGCCCGCACGAGGAGGGTGCCGGTGACGGCACGGCCGAGCGGCGTCGTGTTGAAGTACGTGCGGCCGCCGGAGCGGATGTGGAAGGCCCCGCACGCGAGCGCGGCCAGGCCCTCGTCGACGAGGGGCTTCTTGATGTCGATCGCCCGGGCCAGCTCGGCGCCGTACTGCATCGCTCGCCCGGGGATGCCGGAGATGTCCGGCTCGTCGTACTGACCGATGTCAGCGGTGTACGTGCAGGGAACGGCGCCCTTCTCCCGCATCCAGGCCACCGCCACCGAGGTGTCGAGGCCGCCGGAGAACGCAATGCCGACCCGCTCACCGGCGGGCAGGGAAGTCAGTACCTTGGACATGCCTCATATTCTTGCATACCTCTGCAAGACCTTGCAGCCGGGGGTCGGGGTGCCCCCGCGTCGACGTTCCGCTCGCGAGAGAGAACGTTGGTGGTCAGGAGAGACTTTGTTGGTGGACAGGAGACAACAAAGTCTCTCCTGACCACCAACAAAGTCTCTCGCGAGCGGTACCTACCTCAGGGTGGCGGAGAACTGGGTCGAGGCGGCCTGGACCGCGGCCTCGCGGGC from Aeromicrobium sp. Sec7.5 harbors:
- a CDS encoding response regulator; its protein translation is MNAGRDLRVLVVDDDFMVARIHERFVERTPGFAPVGTARTGSEALELVEQLAPDVVLLDVHLPDLDGLEVLRRLRAAGHEVGVVMVTAERDAEIVRAALLGGAQQYLVKPFEHPALAARLEAVRATLTALGTLDDDRQAVDQASIDRAFGAAAVTVDLPKGLSPETAEAVLEALRVREELSATEAGEDVGLSRVSARRYLEHFVTIGRATVRLQYGTTGRPERRYSPS
- the argH gene encoding argininosuccinate lyase; the protein is MTDSREIDSTGGSEVGQGGESRLWGGRFASGPSPELTALSRSTHFDWRLAPYDLAGSRSHARVLHAAGLLTADDLASMLDGIAALDGDVRSGAFLPDPDDEDVHSALERGLMERLGPELGGRLRAGRSRNDQVATLFRAYLREHARVVARLVARLVGALADQAEAHLGAPMPGRTHLQHAQPVLLSHHLLAHAWPLVRDLDRLREWDARVGAESPYGSGALAGSSLGLDPEAVAADLGFTGSTPNSIDGTSSRDFVAEFAFVAAQIGVDVSRLAEEVILWNTKEFGFVTLHDGYSTGSSIMPQKKNPDIAELARGKSGRLIGNLAGLLATLKALPLAYNRDLQEDKEPVFDSVDTLEVLLPAFTGMIATLTFHTDRMAELAPQGFALATDIAEWLVREGVPFRVAHEISGACVQACEQRGIELDELSDDDFAAISPHLTAGVRDVLTVEGSIASRDSRGGTALVRVTEQLAELRARV
- a CDS encoding arginine repressor — its product is MTVPDTKAARQQLVVELLQRHPVRSQGDLVVLLQERGVHATPSTLSRDLVELDAVRVRHADGGLVYAVPSEGGDRTPQPAGDSAAALARMARLAREVVVSAEASANLVILRTPPGAAQYFASAVDHVAMPAVLGSIAGDDTVMIICRDPLGGDALAAHFTDLARKVPSDD
- the argF gene encoding ornithine carbamoyltransferase — encoded protein: MSEGAVLRHLLRDDDLSPAEQAEVLALAAELKAAPYSRKPLEGPQTVAVMFDKSSTRTRVSFAVGIADLGGSPLIMDRGTTQAGRGESVEDTARVLGRMVSSIVWRTYHQSDLETMAAMSGVPVVNALSDDFHPCQILADWQTVIEHKGALAGLQVAFVGDGACNMGHSYVLGGATAGMHVRVGSPAGYQPAPEVLADAERIAATTGGSVTVTDDPVAALTGAAVVITDTWVSMGLEDTKAERMAVFGPYSLTAEALALAEPDAIVLHCLPAYRGLEIAAEVLDGPQSVVWDEAENRLHAQKAVLTWLLEKSRRS
- a CDS encoding acetylornithine transaminase, which encodes MSTQDRPAGWAGTPVTGAELTQRYQGAVMNTFGTPARVLARGEGSTVWDVDGNRYLDLLGGIAVNALGHAHPAIVEAVTTQLQTLGHVSNFFISEPQVRLAEKLLELLGHEGKVFFANSGAEANEAAFKASRRTGRTRIVSTEGSFHGRTMGALALTSKAQYREPFEPLPGEVTFVPYGDVAALEAAVDDTVAAFVVEPIQGEAGVIDAPEGYLAAAREITSRHGALLWVDEVQTGVGRTGDWFAHTASGVVPDLVTLAKGLGGGIPIGAMIALGDAATLLGPGNHGTTFGGNPVATAAALAVIDTIESEGLLAHATARGDQLAAGLGRHPRVSAVTGRGLLRGVVLTEPRAVDVQTAAYDAGLIVNAPTPDRLRLAPPLVLTEDEAAHAVATLSALLDEVLA
- the argB gene encoding acetylglutamate kinase codes for the protein MSEDTTTPNDEWHPDDWKKATTKAGILAEALPWLKKYHDKILVVKYGGNAMTDDTLKQAFAEDIVFLRLAGFKPVVVHGGGPQISTMLDKLDITSEFRGGLRVTTPETMDVVRMVLTGQVGRELVGLLNRHGAMAVGLSGEDAGLFTAERTMPIVDGEPVDIGLVGEVVDVRPEAVRDLIDAGRIPVVSSVAPDRDGQVHNVNADTAAAALAVALGAEKLLVLTDVEGLYADWPNSTDVIGEISPEGLEELIPTLASGMIPKMTACLKAVQGGVERATVIDGREPHSVLLEIFTDEGVGTQVVPGAETRVRTALYSTSVQKDQP
- the argJ gene encoding bifunctional glutamate N-acetyltransferase/amino-acid acetyltransferase ArgJ gives rise to the protein MSVTAAHGFRAAGVTAGLKTSGAPDVALVVNDGPISSAAAVFTSNRCKANPVLWSEQAITTGSARSVVLNSGGANCYTGAAGFQIVHETAELAGELLGVAPIDVQVCSTGLIGLLNDKDDLLGGVREAASALSADGGAAASTAIMTTDTVSKQAVRTSAAANGYSIGGMAKGAGMLAPALATMLVVITTDAHLSAAELDSALRAATAQSFDRLDSDGCQSTNDTVLLMASGATEVTPDLEEFTALLTDLCRDLALQLLADAEGADHEIAIETINAASEQDALDVSRSVARSNLFKCAIFGKDPNWGRILASVGTTSAAFDPADLDVALNGVWVCRNSGPAEDPAGVDLEQRAVSVTIDLKAGKEAATIWTNDLTQAYVHENSAYSS
- the argC gene encoding N-acetyl-gamma-glutamyl-phosphate reductase — translated: MSHTYKVAVAGASGYAGGEVLRLLLAHPDVTIGALTAASSAGSRLVEHQPHLVSLYDRVIEPTTPETLAGHDVVFLGLPHGESGRVAAALGPDTLVIDCGADHRLEDAADWVEYYGSDHAGTWPYGLPELMTGATRQRDALGSVKRIAVPGCNVTAVTLGLQPAIAGDLVESTDIVAVLANGYSGAGKAAKPHLLASEGLGAAVPYAVGGTHRHIPEIVQNLRHAGASEVALSFTPTLVPMSRGILATATARLRPGTDLATVREAYGAAYDVEPFIHLLPEGVWPSTAATLGSNQVHVQVAVDEKVGRLVTVTALDNLVKGTAGGAIQSMNLALGLPETTGLPTEGVAP
- the argG gene encoding argininosuccinate synthase; the protein is MSKVLTSLPAGERVGIAFSGGLDTSVAVAWMREKGAVPCTYTADIGQYDEPDISGIPGRAMQYGAELARAIDIKKPLVDEGLAALACGAFHIRSGGRTYFNTTPLGRAVTGTLLVRAMHEDGVDIWGDGSTFKGNDIERFYRYGLLANPELRIYKPWLDAEFVSELGGRTEMSQWLTERDLPYRDSQEKAYSTDANIWGATHEAKTLEHLDVSLETVEPIMGVKFWDPSVDIDTEDVTITFEAGRPVAINGQTFDGDAVALVHEANTIGGRHGLGMSDQIENRIIEAKSRGIYEAPAMALLHIAYERLVNAIHNEDTIANFHQHGRRLGRLMYEGRWLDPQAMMLRESVERWIASLVTGSVTLRLRRGEDYSILDTQGENFSYHPDKLSMERTDNAVFGPTDRIGQLTMRNLDIADSRSKLEMYAAQPLDQGQVLVENGTLFGELPAGGAVRIEANPAASGDEELALDAAAMELGTD